In the Flavobacterium acetivorans genome, one interval contains:
- a CDS encoding BlaI/MecI/CopY family transcriptional regulator yields the protein MQQLTNSEEQLMEHLWKLEKAFMKDLLEAYPEPKPKTTTVATLLKRMIDKQFIAYTEFGNSREYYPLVKKTAYFSKHVNGLIKNFFNDSASQFASFFTTETNLSEKELEELKKIVDSAIQKKKK from the coding sequence ATGCAACAACTCACCAACTCCGAAGAACAATTAATGGAACACCTTTGGAAACTAGAGAAAGCTTTTATGAAAGATTTACTCGAAGCTTATCCCGAGCCAAAACCCAAAACAACTACAGTCGCCACCTTATTAAAGAGAATGATCGACAAGCAATTTATTGCTTATACTGAATTTGGGAACTCAAGAGAATACTATCCTTTGGTCAAAAAAACGGCCTATTTCTCGAAACACGTCAACGGATTAATAAAGAACTTCTTTAACGATTCCGCTTCACAATTTGCCTCTTTCTTTACAACCGAAACCAATTTGTCTGAAAAAGAATTAGAAGAGCTCAAGAAAATAGTAGATAGTGCCATTCAAAAAAAGAAAAAATGA